The Humidesulfovibrio mexicanus DNA window ATCTTCGTTTCGGGCTGGCGCCCGGCCATTGGCTGGGTGTGCGCGGCGGCCCTGGGGTTCCAGTACCTGTTGCGCCCGCTTTTGTGCTGGGCGGGCGGCGTGTGGTGGCCCGATCTGCCGCCCCTGCCGGGGTTGGACGCCAACCTTTGGGAGCTGATGTTCGGAATGCTCGGCCTGGGCTCCCTGCGCACCTTCGAGAAATCCAAGGGCGTGGCCAAATGAACCGGCTGCGGCTGGAAGAACAGCTTCTGGTGGACGAAGGCCTGCGCCTGAAGCCCTACCGCTGCACCGCGGGCAGGCTGACCATCGGCGTGGGCCGGAACCTGGACGACCGGGGCATCAGCCGGGCCGAGGCCCTCATGCTGCTTGGAAACGACATTACGGACTGCTGGGGGCGGCTTGTGCGCCAGGCGCCCTGGGTGGCGGCCGCGCCGGAGCCCGTGCAGGAGGCCTTGGTGAATATGGCCTTCAATATGGGCGTGGAGGGGCTGATGGGCTTCCGGCGCACCCTTGCCCTGCTGGAGGAGGGCCGCTACGCCGAGGCCGCGCAGGAGATGTTGCGCTCCCGCTGGGCCGGGCAGGTGGGCGCGCGGGCCGAGCGTCTGGCCGCCCGGGTGCGCGGGGCGGCTGGCCCGCCTACGGCCTGAGCTGCGAAAGCACCATGCCGCCGAGCATGAGCCCGCAGCCGATGAGGGCGCGCAGGGCCAGCACCTCGCCCAGCAGGAAGTACCCGGCCACGGCCGCGAACACGGCCTCCAGGCTCAGGATGATGGCCGCGTGGGCCGGGTCGGCGTCGCGCTGGGCCACCACCTGCAGGGTGTAGGCCACGCCAACGCTCATGAGGCCGCCGTAGAGGATGGGCACCGTCGCCGCCGAGATTCCGGCCAGGCTCACGGGCTCGAAGGCCAGGGCCGCGCCCAGGCTGAAAAGGGAGCAGACCACGAACTGCGTCGCCGCCAGGCGCACCGCGTCCACGCCGTCCATGCCCGGGGAAAGCCTGCCGATAAGCAGCACGTGCCCGGCCCAGAACACCGCGCCGATGAGCTCCAGCACGTCGCCGTAGGCGATGGTGAAGTCCTCGTTGACGCTCAAGAGATACAGGCCCACGGCGGCGCCCAGCGCGCCGATCCAGGTGCCCAGCCCGGCGCGGTTGCCCAGGGCCAGGCCGAAGAGCGGCACCATCACCACGTACAGGCCCGTGATGAACCCGGCCTTGCCCGCCGTGGTGTGCACGATGCCGACCTGCTGCAGGGCCGCCCCGGCGAAGAGCACGCAGCCCGCCAGCGCGCCGCAGCGCACGATGCGCCCTGTGGACACGCCCTCGCCGCCGCCCTCGCGTCGGCGCGCGTTCTTCATCCACCAGATGAGCGGGGCCAGGGCCAGCGCGCCCAGGGCGAAGCGCACGGCGTTGAAGGTGAAGGGGCCCACATGGTCCATGCCCATGCGCTGGGCCACGAAGGCCGCGCCCCAGATGAGGGCCGTGAGCATGAGCAGGCCGTCGGCCCGAAGCTTGTGTGCGAGCATGGCTGTCCTTTCTGGGGGGGAATCCGGGCAAGGCGCAGCCTCCTCCGGTTCCCCTTCGCCAAGGGGGATGGTTCCCCCTGGAGCCCCCAAACGGGGGCTTGCGCCGGTGCGTGACGGCGGGCGTGTTCTCTTACCAGTCCACCGGAAGGCGCGCCTTTTGCCCGGCCTTGTTCTGGAACAGCACGTAGCGGTGTTCCCGGCCGAAAAGATACAGGTCGCGCGTCACGGCCACGTCCTGGCGGCAGTAGCGGGCGATCTCGTCCACGCGCCCTTCCTTCCACCATTGCAGGGCTTGCAGGCCATCGGCGCTTTTGCCCACGTTCAGGGTGGCCTGGGCCAGGTTGTCCAGCTTCAGCCGGTAGCCCAGGCGTTCGTGCACATGGGCCAGCATGTCCAGGGTGGGCAGCCGCCGGTAGGCGAAGGGGTGTACCCCGGCCAGCACGCCGTAGTCAAACCGGATGATGTTGAAGCCCACCACAAGGTCGAAGGATTTCAGGCGCTCGGCCAGGGCCGGGATGTCCTCCTGCGCATAATCGATGAACTCGTCAGGGCCGGAGTCGTACAGCACGGCCACGCTCACGCCCATGAGGTCGGGCCGGGTCCAGCCTCCGGCCTCGGCGGCGCTTCTGCGGGTCTCCACATCCAGCACGCCGTAGCGCCTGGGGGTGACGACGGCGGGCGCGCCGGGCTGCGTTGCTTGTTCAGGCATGGCGTCCTCCTCCTTTGGGGTCGGGGTGATGCTGGGCGGGCGGTCCTCTCCGGGTGCGCCACAGCACAGTTCCTGCAGCAGAAAGCGCGCAGCGGCCTTGTCGATGGGCCGGTTGCCGCTGCCGCACTTGGGCGAGTGCACGCAGGACGGGCAGCCCAGCTCGCAGGGGCAGTCCGTCACCACGGCCAGGGTGCGCGCAAGCAGCTCCTCCGCGCGATTGAAAGCCTCCCGCGCCAGCCCCGCGCCGCCGGGCATGGCATCGTAGATGAATACGGCCGCGCCGCCGGTTTGCGGATGCATGGGGGTGCTTATGCCGCCCAGGTCGTTCCGGTCGGTCAGCACCAGCAGCGGCAGAATGCCGATGGCCGCGTGCTCCACGGCGTGGATGCCGCCCATGAAATGCAGGTACTCGGCCTCGGCTGCGCGCCGGGCCTCGTCGGGCACGTCGAACCAGATGCCTTCCGTCTCGAACACGCTGGGCGGCATGTCCAGCGCAACCATGCCCAGCAGCTCGCCGCCGCGCGTGGAGCGCTTTTCGTATCCGGTGATGTGCTCGGTGACCTTGAGCCGGGCCAGGCTGACGCGCGTGCCCAACAGTTCGCGTCGGCCCAGTATTTCGAGGATCTCCGTATCCTTGCTGGAGCGCACGCGGGTGGAGAAGCCTACCCTGGCGGCGCGCGCCTTCACCGTTGCGCCGGGGATGTCCAGGCTGTGCACCAGGTAGCTGCGGCCCCGGTGCAGGTACACCGCGCCGGGATGCGTCTCGCGCCGGGCGCGCAGGGAGTCCACCGCGCCGATGACCTCGCCCGTGTCCGCGTCCTCGATGCTGATCTGGCTGCCCGCGCCGCGCAGGTCCACGTTGTGGTGCGGCCGCTTGCGCGGGGAGAGAACCTCGCGGCCGTCTGCGCTTTCCAGCAGTTCGCCGCTGGCAAGCAGGGAAGCGAGCGCCTGGCGCGCGCCGGGGCCGTCCAGGTAGCTTTCCCCCCCGCGCGAGAGGTCCAGGGGCAGCTCCGCCGCGGCGCACACCATGTGCCGGGGGAGTATGACCGGGTTGGCCGGGTTCAGCACGGCGTTTTCCGGCGGCCGGGCGAAGAAGTCCTCCGGGTGGCGCATGAAGTGCTGGTCCAGGGCGTCCTCCTGGGCCACCAGCACCACGGCGCTTTCGCGCATGGCGCGCCCCACGCGGCCGCCGCGCTGCAGGGTGGCCATGACGCTTCCCGGGTAGCCCACCAGGATGCACAGGTCCAGCCCGCCGATGTCGATGCCGAGTTCCAGGGCGCTGGTGCTGATGACGGCGAGCAGGTCTCCCGAGGCCATGCGCGCCTCGATCTCGCGGCGCTCTTCCGGCAGAAAACCTGCGCGGTACGCGCTGATCCGGTCCTTGAAGCGGCCGCTTTTGTCCCCGGCCCACAGGGCGATGAGCTCGGTCATGCGGCGGCTTTTGGCGTACACGATGGTCTTGAGCCCGCGCGACAGCGCGGCCTGCAGCAGCTGGATGGCGGCGGAAGCGGGCGAATCCTCCGGGTTCAGGAAGATCATGTGCCTGGCCCCGGAAGGGGCGGCGCTTTCGGTGACGGGCATGGCGTCGAGCCCGGTGAGCTGGCGGCAAAGCTCCGCCGGGTTGCCCACCGTGGCCGAGCAGAACACGAAGCAGGGATCGGAGCCGTAATGGCGGCACAGGCGCATGAGCCGCCGCAGCACCTGGCTCATGTGCGCGCCCAGCACGCCGCGGTAGGTGTGGACTTCGTCCAGCACCACGTGGGTGAGGTTGGCCAGGACCTGCGCCCAGGCCCCATGGTGCGGCAGCAGGGACAGGTGCAGCATTTCCGGGTTGGTCAGAAGCAGGTTGGGCGGCCGCTTGCGTATCTTGGCCCGTTGCGAGGGCTTTGTGTCGCCGTCGTAGATGGCGGCGCTGGGGCGCGATGGCTCCGGCAGGCCGCCGGTCAGCTCCGTGAAGCCGCGCAGCTGGTCCTGGGCCAGGGCTTTCAGCGGGTACACGGCCAGGGCGCGGCTGTCCGGGTTCTGCAGCGCGGCCTCGATGACGGGCAGCTGGAAGCAGAAGGTCTTGCCGCTGGCGGTGGGCGTGGCCACCACCACGTGCCTGCCCGCGCGCAGCAAATCGGCGGCCAGGGCCTGGTGGGCGTACAGGGCCTCCACCCCGCGCGCGGCCAGCAGTTCGCCAATGGCCGAGGCCCAGGGCCGTCGGGGCGCGGCGAAGGCGGCCTCGCGGCCGGGCAGCAGGCGGTGGTGGCGCACCTGCCTTCCCAGGCGCTCGCTGGCGAGCAGGGCTTCGACGTATTCGGCGACCGGCGAATTCATGCTCCGCAGTGTAGGGCAGAAGCGCTTCGGGCGGAAGGGGGCGGCCCCATGGCCGGGCCGCAAGTGTCCGCCATATTTTGCTCCCTGTATTGACATATTACGAATTGCGTGATTAAGGGCAATGCATGTTATTTTTTCACGCTTCGTAACACTGTGCGGTGTGGTCCGCGCAGTGCGAGGAGAGGTGTGTCCCAAAATCTGGAGGTGCAAGATGCAAGAAATGGAAAAGGTGATGATGAAGGGGAGCGCCCCGAAAAACGTCGACCCGAACAGGTTTTCGTTCGTCCAGGTTGACGCGGCCAAGTGCGAGGCCTGCGGCACCTGCGACGAGGTGTGCAAGACCGGAGCCATCCAGCCCGTGGGCAAGGACGAGAAGCGCCAGGTCGTCGACCCGGCCGCGTGCATCAACTGCGGCCAGTGCCTGGTGAACTGCCCCTACGGCGCCATTTATGAGGAAGTGTCCTTCGTGGACGAGGTGTTCAAGGCCCTCAAGGATCCCGACACCATCGTGGTTTCCATGCCTGCCCCGGCCGTGCGCTATTCCCTGGGCGAAGCCTTCGGGATGCCTCCGGGAACGCATGTGGGCGGCAAGATGCACGCGGCCCTGCGCAAGTTGGGCTTCAAGTACGTCTGGGACAACGAGTACACCGCCGACCTCACCATCATGGAAGAGGGCACGGAGCTGCTCAACCGCGTGAAGCATCCGAGCCACCACGCGCCCCTGCCGCAGTTCACGTCCTGCTGCCCGGGCTGGGTGAAGTTCGTGGAGTCCTTCTACCCCGAACTGCTGCCGCACGTGTCCAGCGCGCGTTCGCCCATCGCCATGCTCGGCCCCCTGGCCAAGACCTACGGCGCCAAGGAGACCAAGACCAATCCGGCGAAGATCTTCACCGTGTCCATCATGCCCTGCATCGCCAAGAAGTACGAGGGGCTGCGGCCGGAGATGTCCGCCAGCGGCTACCGCGACATCGACGCCACCATCACCACCCGCGAACTGGCCTACATGATCAAGAAGGCCGGCATCGACTTCAACAAGCTGAAGGACGAGGAAGCCGATCCGGTGCTGGGCATGGCCACCGGCGCGGCCACCATCTTCGGCACCAGCGGCGGCGTCATGGAAGCCGCCCTGCGCCTGGCCTACGAGGTGCTTTCCGGCGACAAGCTGGCCAATGTGGACCTGAAGGCCGTGCGTGCCCACGAGGGCATCAAGACCGCCAGCATCGACGTGCCCAAGTTCGGCAAGGTGAACGTGGCCGTGGCCAGCGGCCTGGACAACGCCAAGAAGCTCTGCGACGAGGTCAAGGCCGGAAAGAGCCCGCACCACTTCATCGAGATCATGACCTGCCCCGGCGGCTGCGTGAACGGCGGCGGCCAGATCCTGAACCCCAGCGTGCGGACCGCGGATTCCGGCTGTTCCAAGGTCTTCGCCGAGATCAACAAGCGCCTGGCCATGCGGGCCAAGGCCTAGCCCACAGGTTGACAAGGAGGAAACGACAATGAGTGAACACATGGACTGCACCCGCCGCCAGTTCCTGAAGATCGCGGGCACCGCCGCCGCCGTGGCCGCCGTGGCCACAACCCTTCCCGGCATCGCCACCGAGGCCCAGGCCGCGGAGCTTGACCTGCTGACCAAGCGCCAGACCGGGGTCTACGCCGCGGACGCCAATCCCAAGCTGTACAAGCTGCGCAAGTCCCAGGACAATCCCATGATCAAGAAAATCTACGCCAAGGACGGCTTTTTGTCCGAAGGCCCCTGCGGGCACAAGTCCCACGAGCTGCTGCACACCCACTATGTGGACCGCAGCGCGAGCATCAAGGCCCTCAAGGCCAAGGGCATCAAGCTGAAGGCCTAGCCCAGCCGGAACAACGCCTGTCGAATCCAGCGGCCTGAGGAGAGGATGCGTCCGAATCCGAGGGCTGCCCTGCACAAGGCTTCATGCGCGACCGCGCGCGGCACCGGCGCTGTCGCCCAGGGTCGCGCAAGCCCTTCGCGGTGACGCGAACGTACCGGGAATCCGTGAATCAGCGCAGCCGCTTGAGCGCGGCGTCCAGCTCGGCGCGCACCTCGGCCAGGGAATGCACGAGGATGGGCGGCTTGGGCGCGTCGCTGTCCAGGTAGCGGGAGAAGGCCTGGAAATGCGAACGCGCGGCGTTTCGCAGCGCCGGGTCGTTGTCGATTGTCGGCGTGCGCAGCAGGGCCTGGCCCATGTTGAAGTGCGCCAGTTGGTAGCCGCCTGCAATGGCCTTGGCGTATTGGGCCATGGCCAATTCGTCGTCGCCCTGGCGTGCGGCGATGACGCCCAGGTCGCCGTGGGCCTCCGCCGCCTCCGGCGTGCCTTCGTACAGCGCGATGAGCTTGTCGTAGTTGGCCTTGGCGAAGCCCAGGTTGCCGATGCGCAGGAAGCGCTCTCCCTGGTGCAGCAGCACTGGGGCGGGCTCGGCCGCGCGGGCCGCCGTCGGCGGCGCGGCGAGTGGCGCGGCAAGGGCCGTAAAAACGGCGAGACACAGAATGCGGGCGGTGCGGGGCATGATTCCTCCAGAATGCTGCATGGACGATAGTGACACGAATTTTCATATCATGCAATATTTCGGCTATTGGCGACGCGCGCTTCAACGCCAAGGACAGATGGGGCGACATAAATGCTTTCGGCATGGCTTGAAATCGCGGGCCATGGGTGCTACGAAATACAAATAAATAGCACAAAAGGAGCATGTGCCGTGACTCAACCTCAGCCCGGCGTCGGCCTGGTGGGTGTCCGTTTCGAGGATGCCCGCGAGGCCCTTGGGAGCATCGAAGACGTTTTGGCCGCCTTTCCGGATGTGGTGCTGGCCCGCATGAACATACCGCATCTGGATGCAAGCCCGGAGGTGGCATCCGGCCTGCTTACCCTGGTGGTCCGCGCCAGCACCGACCAGATGGGCGCGCTGGCCGGGCGGCTGGGGATGCTCAAGAACGTGCGCGTCAAGTCCGTGTTCCTGGAGGAGGCCCCCCTGTGAACCGTTCCGGGCACGCCGCGCGCTGCCGATTCCGCATCAGGATTCCCTTGGGCCTTGGGCTTGCCGCCGCCCTCTCGCTTGCCCCGCTTGCAGCCTTTGCGGCTGAGGACGGAGGTGCAACGGTGACCCTTGATCCCGTTGTGGTCACCGCGCGCGGCATCCCGGTCCCGGCGTCCAAGACCCCTGGCGGCGTGGGCGTGGTCACCGAGGAGGAGATCAGGCGGAGCGGCGCGGTGTCCCTGCCGGAGGTTTTGGCCAGGATCCCCGGCGTGGCCAAGAGCGGCGACTCGCCCTGGAGCTCGGACGTGAGCATACGCGGCCTGGGGCGCGACTCCGTGGTCATTCTGGTGGACGGCGTGCGTCTGAACATGACCACGGACATCAACGGCAGGCTCGCCGCCGTGAACCAGAACGACATCGAGCGCGTGGAGGTTCTGAAAGGCCCCATCAGCGCGCTTTACGGTTCCGGCTCCATCGGCGGCGTGGTGAACATCATCACCAAAAAAGGCCGCTTCACGAAGCAGCAGGAGGTCCATGGACAGGCCTCGCTTGCGGCCTCCACCAATCCCCAGGGCCCGGACACCTACGGCAACCTTTCTGTTTCCGGCGAGCGATACTGGCTCATGGGCTCCGGCGGCTGGCGCGAAGGCAAAAGCTATTACGACGGCCGTGGCGACAAGCAGCAGAATTCCCAGTTTGAGGATTGGCAGGGCAAGCTGGCCGGGGCCTTCAAGTGGACCGGCGAGCACGAGACCATGCTCCAGTACCAGTCCGTGGACGGCAGCCAGATCGGCGTGCCCGGCGGCAACTCCGGCGGCCTGCCGGCGAACGCGGACTTGACCCTGCGCGAGAACGACCGCCGCTTCGTGCAGCTGGTGCATACCTGGACGCCCAGGAATATGGCCCTCACCGAGTCCAGCCTGGACCTGTCCTGGCAGCTCATCGGCCGTTATCCCCGGCTGGACAACTACAGCTCCGGGGCCATCGCCTGGCAGCAGCCCAGCGCCACCCACGAGACCCTCACCGGCCGCTGGAAGAATGTGCTGCGCCTCAATGACCACACGGTGGTGGCCGGGGCCGAGGTATCCAATTGGGACATGCGCTCCCGCGCGCAGGTGATGACCAAGGCGGGCGTGACCAGCAACGCCATGCCCGTGCCGGACTCGAGCCAGATGGTTTCCGGAGCCTTTGCCGAGGACGACTGGAAGCTTGCGCCGGACTGGACCCTGAACCTGGGCGGCCGGGTGGACGCGGTGCACATCACCAACGGCGGCGGCACGGTGATCTCGCGCTCCGGCGGGGAGAAGAACGACACCAACTGGGGCGGGCACGCGGGCCTCACCTACGTCGTGAGCGACCCCTGGTCCGTAAGCGCCATCGCCGCGGCCAGCTACCGC harbors:
- a CDS encoding glycoside hydrolase family protein, which encodes MNRLRLEEQLLVDEGLRLKPYRCTAGRLTIGVGRNLDDRGISRAEALMLLGNDITDCWGRLVRQAPWVAAAPEPVQEALVNMAFNMGVEGLMGFRRTLALLEEGRYAEAAQEMLRSRWAGQVGARAERLAARVRGAAGPPTA
- a CDS encoding iron hydrogenase small subunit — its product is MSEHMDCTRRQFLKIAGTAAAVAAVATTLPGIATEAQAAELDLLTKRQTGVYAADANPKLYKLRKSQDNPMIKKIYAKDGFLSEGPCGHKSHELLHTHYVDRSASIKALKAKGIKLKA
- a CDS encoding CopG family transcriptional regulator, producing the protein MTQPQPGVGLVGVRFEDAREALGSIEDVLAAFPDVVLARMNIPHLDASPEVASGLLTLVVRASTDQMGALAGRLGMLKNVRVKSVFLEEAPL
- a CDS encoding TonB-dependent receptor plug domain-containing protein, whose translation is MNRSGHAARCRFRIRIPLGLGLAAALSLAPLAAFAAEDGGATVTLDPVVVTARGIPVPASKTPGGVGVVTEEEIRRSGAVSLPEVLARIPGVAKSGDSPWSSDVSIRGLGRDSVVILVDGVRLNMTTDINGRLAAVNQNDIERVEVLKGPISALYGSGSIGGVVNIITKKGRFTKQQEVHGQASLAASTNPQGPDTYGNLSVSGERYWLMGSGGWREGKSYYDGRGDKQQNSQFEDWQGKLAGAFKWTGEHETMLQYQSVDGSQIGVPGGNSGGLPANADLTLRENDRRFVQLVHTWTPRNMALTESSLDLSWQLIGRYPRLDNYSSGAIAWQQPSATHETLTGRWKNVLRLNDHTVVAGAEVSNWDMRSRAQVMTKAGVTSNAMPVPDSSQMVSGAFAEDDWKLAPDWTLNLGGRVDAVHITNGGGTVISRSGGEKNDTNWGGHAGLTYVVSDPWSVSAIAAASYRTPNILELYKRINLAGGMVEQGDPNLKPEENRFFELALDRAGETLRLHTSLYANFLHNYITREQTGASTYTMTNVNTAEIYGAEQSVEWDFAAGWTAYANAAYTQGRDETHGTWLPFIAPFSGLVGVKQSIGAWWWSVESQWAAEQNNTTPTGTKGDSWAVVNARTGYSLMSGEYRHEFTLGVNNLTNASYQNYMASSRGVSYREPGINAYANWKVSF
- a CDS encoding DEAD/DEAH box helicase, with translation MNSPVAEYVEALLASERLGRQVRHHRLLPGREAAFAAPRRPWASAIGELLAARGVEALYAHQALAADLLRAGRHVVVATPTASGKTFCFQLPVIEAALQNPDSRALAVYPLKALAQDQLRGFTELTGGLPEPSRPSAAIYDGDTKPSQRAKIRKRPPNLLLTNPEMLHLSLLPHHGAWAQVLANLTHVVLDEVHTYRGVLGAHMSQVLRRLMRLCRHYGSDPCFVFCSATVGNPAELCRQLTGLDAMPVTESAAPSGARHMIFLNPEDSPASAAIQLLQAALSRGLKTIVYAKSRRMTELIALWAGDKSGRFKDRISAYRAGFLPEERREIEARMASGDLLAVISTSALELGIDIGGLDLCILVGYPGSVMATLQRGGRVGRAMRESAVVLVAQEDALDQHFMRHPEDFFARPPENAVLNPANPVILPRHMVCAAAELPLDLSRGGESYLDGPGARQALASLLASGELLESADGREVLSPRKRPHHNVDLRGAGSQISIEDADTGEVIGAVDSLRARRETHPGAVYLHRGRSYLVHSLDIPGATVKARAARVGFSTRVRSSKDTEILEILGRRELLGTRVSLARLKVTEHITGYEKRSTRGGELLGMVALDMPPSVFETEGIWFDVPDEARRAAEAEYLHFMGGIHAVEHAAIGILPLLVLTDRNDLGGISTPMHPQTGGAAVFIYDAMPGGAGLAREAFNRAEELLARTLAVVTDCPCELGCPSCVHSPKCGSGNRPIDKAAARFLLQELCCGAPGEDRPPSITPTPKEEDAMPEQATQPGAPAVVTPRRYGVLDVETRRSAAEAGGWTRPDLMGVSVAVLYDSGPDEFIDYAQEDIPALAERLKSFDLVVGFNIIRFDYGVLAGVHPFAYRRLPTLDMLAHVHERLGYRLKLDNLAQATLNVGKSADGLQALQWWKEGRVDEIARYCRQDVAVTRDLYLFGREHRYVLFQNKAGQKARLPVDW
- a CDS encoding tetratricopeptide repeat protein, which encodes MPRTARILCLAVFTALAAPLAAPPTAARAAEPAPVLLHQGERFLRIGNLGFAKANYDKLIALYEGTPEAAEAHGDLGVIAARQGDDELAMAQYAKAIAGGYQLAHFNMGQALLRTPTIDNDPALRNAARSHFQAFSRYLDSDAPKPPILVHSLAEVRAELDAALKRLR
- a CDS encoding 3TM-type holin, which gives rise to MSLLSFIPIIGAAAQKLIDLIPDPNARAKAAEEYQREVLAIAAKAEADQRDINKAEAQHASIFVSGWRPAIGWVCAAALGFQYLLRPLLCWAGGVWWPDLPPLPGLDANLWELMFGMLGLGSLRTFEKSKGVAK
- a CDS encoding [FeFe] hydrogenase, group A, with product MQEMEKVMMKGSAPKNVDPNRFSFVQVDAAKCEACGTCDEVCKTGAIQPVGKDEKRQVVDPAACINCGQCLVNCPYGAIYEEVSFVDEVFKALKDPDTIVVSMPAPAVRYSLGEAFGMPPGTHVGGKMHAALRKLGFKYVWDNEYTADLTIMEEGTELLNRVKHPSHHAPLPQFTSCCPGWVKFVESFYPELLPHVSSARSPIAMLGPLAKTYGAKETKTNPAKIFTVSIMPCIAKKYEGLRPEMSASGYRDIDATITTRELAYMIKKAGIDFNKLKDEEADPVLGMATGAATIFGTSGGVMEAALRLAYEVLSGDKLANVDLKAVRAHEGIKTASIDVPKFGKVNVAVASGLDNAKKLCDEVKAGKSPHHFIEIMTCPGGCVNGGGQILNPSVRTADSGCSKVFAEINKRLAMRAKA
- a CDS encoding DMT family transporter — its product is MLAHKLRADGLLMLTALIWGAAFVAQRMGMDHVGPFTFNAVRFALGALALAPLIWWMKNARRREGGGEGVSTGRIVRCGALAGCVLFAGAALQQVGIVHTTAGKAGFITGLYVVMVPLFGLALGNRAGLGTWIGALGAAVGLYLLSVNEDFTIAYGDVLELIGAVFWAGHVLLIGRLSPGMDGVDAVRLAATQFVVCSLFSLGAALAFEPVSLAGISAATVPILYGGLMSVGVAYTLQVVAQRDADPAHAAIILSLEAVFAAVAGYFLLGEVLALRALIGCGLMLGGMVLSQLRP